AGGCGTTAGCATCGACTTTGCCTACATGAACAACATTATCCAGGTCAACAAGGACGACATGGACGTGGTTGTGCAGCCCAGCGTCGGATGGCGAGATCTGAATACTGAGCTCGAAAAGCAGGGCACTGGTCTCTTTTTCCCTGTTGATCCCGGTATGTCGTAACCCATACCGGCCCTGCTGTTTACGTTGAAGTCAAATCGCTGACTGGCTTTCGTTGTCGTCGAATCTTAGGCCCAACCGCAAAGATTGGCGGCATGATTGGCACCAACTGCTCGGGAACAAATGCAGTGAGATACGGCACCATGAAGGACTGGGTCATCAACTTGACTGTTGTCTTGTCTGATGGCCAAATCATCAAGACGAGACGGCGACCGCGCAAGTCGTCTGCAGGATACAACCTCAACAGCCTGTTTGTGGGCTCCGAGGGCACGCTGGGCATTGTCACCGAGGGTAAGCAAATTCTAGACAAGAAACTCATCTCTCTGTGTAATTAACGCCTGTCATCATAGCAACCCTGAAACTAGCCGTTATCCCAGAGCAGACGTCTGTAGCCGTTGTCAACTTCCCCAGCATCCGCCACGCCGCATCGGCAGCTGCGAGCGTAATGCAAGCCGCCATCCCAGTGCAGTGTCTCGAGATTATGGATGAAGTGCAGATGCGAGTCGTCAATCTGAGCGGTTTCACCTCGCCCCGAGTCTGGGTCGAGAAGCCgacgctcttcttcaagtttGCAGGCACCAAAGCTGCCGTCCAGGAGCACATCAAGCTGGTAGAAAAGATTACAGAAGCCAACAAGGGTGGCGATTTTGAGTTTGCAAAGGACAAACAGGAGCAAGAGCTGCTCTGGTCCGCTAGAAAAGAGTCTCTGTGGTCGATGTTGGCgctgagaaaagaaggcgaGGATGTTTGTGAGTATTTCTTGAGCTGGATATTCCTCATCACTACTATGGCTGCTAACATTGTTTCTTTAGGGAGTACTGATGTAGCTGTGCCTTTTAGCCGGCTGGCAGACATCATCGAGATcagcaagaaggagatggacGAGCTAGGTCTGTTTGCCAGTATCCTTGGCCACATTGGTGATGGAAACTTCCACGAGAGCATCATGTAcaacaaagaaaacgaaagcGAGCGAGCCAAGGTCGAGGCCTGTGTCAAAAACATGGTCCGCTTGGCcattgagatggagggcaCCTGCACGGGAGAGCATGGGGTTGGAtgggggaagaaggagagtcTGCTGTGGGAGGTTGGCTCAGAGACTGTTGGAGTCATGGCGACTATCAAAAAGTCGCTTGATCCGCGATGGATTCTGAATCCAGGAAAGATCATGGACGTGCCGTGGGAGCGGAAAGACGACCGCCACGATGGCTAGCTGTGAATATGGCATGATGTACTAGATATAGATACTTGGTAGATGTAGATAGTAGACATCAACGATAAATATAGTCGACATTGAACGTGGGCGTATATTCCGTGGGTTCGAATCGACGTGGCAAATATGAATTGATGTAGTGGTAGACATGAGTAAACTCAGGTAGTAGATCTACTAGAAGTCGATATAATGACCATCTCAGATATAGACAAATCCAGTAGTGAAAGTACATCTACATCTAGTAGCTAGAGGTACTAGGTAGATCTAGTAGAGGTGAATAAATCTAGTAGAGGTGAATAAATCTGGTAGATGTAGATAGACCTAGTAGATGGATATAGATCCAGTAGCCAGAGATAGACCTAGAGTCTTATCCAACAGCCAAAATAAAGAGGCATCTAGACTGCTGCATCAAAATAGATTGCCAATCTGGTTTAATAAACAAGCTCTTGCACTTATGCAGCCTACCATACTGCACCTGACAAGTTTTCCTCTGTGGCAGCCTCTCCTGCCTCCTAATTCGCTCCTCTCCGCCTTCGCAGCTGCAAGAAGCCTTCCCACCTGTCTGCAACTGCCAACTCTGTAAATCCCCTCCCTAATATAAGGtgactctctcttcttctcttcttccgttttctccctctttcaCCCCAAATCAACATACACGACGAGGTGagctctcttctttggccCCATTCCCCTCGGCCCTCTTCCACTCCCCCTCGGgccccctttccctctctttgcaacaacaacaccgcTTTGGAAGAGCATTTTTTGCCCAAAGCGGTGTGGCAGAAACTATATATATCCCTCCTTCATCGCGGCTCTCGCTGACTTCGAACACTTCAAGCAGCAAGATGGCGGGCCCAAGGAAGTGGCTCGCAAGTCGGGCCCATCCCAACGCTGGGTACCCGACCAGAATAACGACCAACCTCTGGTCGTTGGATTTCGGCACACTGACTGGCCCGGAGACCATGAACATCAACAAGACAGTCACTTCTCACTGTGGCACCAACaccatcaacgccatcaacgCCGAAGTCGACGTGTTGTCGAAGCGCCTTACCATTTTTTTCCCGCTCCGGATCAAAGTAACGGAGACGGACTTCACGACTCGAGAGTTCAAACTCTCGGCAGATTTGAGTCTGATCAAGACTGTTTCCCACGTTTTCAACGAAAATGACCGAGAATCACTTGTTCTTCggttccctctccctccccaGTATTTCTGGAAAACTCATAACTTACCACCAAATTCTCTTTTCACTCGCAACCCACCAGAtgtctggagaagagcaacagACATTACTGAGGATGATACAGTCCCGATGAATTACCCAATATCCCTGAACAACACCAAATCAGACCCAGCATACTTGGAAGTTGGTCGTTGGACTGCCTTTCGCATGACTCTTAATACCACAAATGACGCCACGAGGTGGGCTCTCGGGCACATGAAACTGGCCTTGGAGGACCTCAATATCAGAATCCAGGTCTGTGAGAATTTTCAGGTTAACGCTTCCACCACTACTATGTGGGATTTTCTCGATCACCCACAGGACAACAATCAAGGAGATGCACTGGCTCTTCTACAGCCTTCAAAGTTTCCGTTCGTCCACCTTGACTTTGATGTCCGATATCAGCTCGAAGTATGCGTCGGCCGTAGGGTGCTCAATGAGCACACCATCTCACTGGAATTCCTCCAGAAACTGGCTAAACTGGATCCCCTTGATGCCAAGCGCAGGCTTGAGTTCCTCCTTGACCAAGGCGAAGTCATGTATGATCCCAAAGAACTCTTCACATGGTCAGCCGCCGCATCATACGTACCGAATACAAGAATCCCACACTACTGTGTGTTGGCACGAAAAGCTGCCATCACCCCAACTACCATCCTGTTGAGCTCTCCCATCGTCGAGACTTCAAACAGAGTTCTCCGCTACTTTAATCATATACAGGACCGCTTCTTAAGAGTACAGTTTGTTGAAGAGACAGAACTTGGCCGCATAGCCATGAGCTCTCGCAATAAAGAAGACGTATGGAAGAAGATATTCAGGACCTTGTACCAAGGCATTCAAATCGGTGATCGTCGCTACGAATTTCTGGCATTCGGCAGTTCGCAACTCAGACAGTGCGGGGCGTACTTTTTCTGTCCGACAGATCATATCTCATGTGATGATATTCGTCGGTGGATGGGAGAAGTCGGCCACATCAGAATCGTCGCCAAGCATGCTGCAAGGCTGGGCCAATGTTTCTCTACTACAAGAGAGATGAGGGGCCTTCCTGTCCCGGATGTCCGACGTATTCCTGACATTGAAAGGAATGGTTACTGTTTCACTGACGGGGTCGGTATGATATCCGAATTCATGGCCCTGATGATCATCGAAGAAATGACCTTGGATGTCTTCACCGAACCATCGGCGTTTCAATTTCGCATGGGTGGATGCAAAGGCGTTTTGGTAGTCTGGCCCCAGGCCAAGAAAGGAGAAGTCTACATTCGTGAATCTCAAGAGAAGTTCAGGGCCGACGTCAAGGGCCTAGAGATTATCAAATGCGCCAAGTATTCTTCCGCTACTCTCAATCGACAGACAATCACCATTTTGGAGTGTCTCGGCGTAACCACACAGGCCTTCTTGGACGTCCTGGAGAAACAGATTGGCCTCTACGAGGAAGCAATCAAGGATAACAACGTAGCAGTGGATATACTGACAAAATGTGTTGACGAGAACCAATCTACTCTAGTCTTAGCAGAGCTTCTGCAGGCCGGCTTCAAGACAGACACTGTCCAAGAACCGTTTGTAACAAACTTACTAACTCTCTGGAGGTCATGGTCTTTGAAGTTGCTCAAGGAAAAAGCCAGAATTCCTATCGAAAAAAGCGCCTTTGTCTTGGGCTGTGTTGATGAGACAGGTACTTTGAGAGGCCACTCAAACTCGACCGAAGGCACCTCAGATAAAGAAGTTAACAAACTCCCCCAAATCTTCTTGCAGGTGTCAGATTCAAAAGTCTACGACAAGACCACTGTAATCAAAGGAGTTTGCGTCGTTGGGCGAAATCCATCGCTGCACCCAGGCGATATCCGAGTAGTTGAGGCAGTCGACATACCGGAGCTTCGCCATCTCAGAGACATTGTTGTTTTCCCTTCAACTGGAGATCGACCAGTCCCCAACATGCTCTCTGGAGGAGatcttgatggagatgacttTTTCATCATTTGGGAGCCCACTCTGATTCCCGACCAATGGAATCACCCAGCCATGAACTATTCCAGCCCCTCGCCTGAAAAACTTGACCGCGACGTGAATGCCGACGATTTACGAGATTTCTTTGTCAAATACATGCAGAACGATGTGCTCCCGCTCATTGCAACGGCTCATTTGGGACTCGCAGATTTCGAGGGGCCCAAGTCGGAGATTTGTAAGTAGAGACAGCACCGATTTCAATCTCTCAGCTGTTCACGATTGTAGACTGACCAGTCTAACATTAGGTCTACGTTTGGCGGAGCTTCATTCACAGGCTGTCGACTATCCAAAGACTGGCGAGCCCGCGGAATG
This genomic stretch from Trichoderma breve strain T069 chromosome 1, whole genome shotgun sequence harbors:
- a CDS encoding RNA dependent RNA polymerase domain-containing protein, giving the protein MAGPRKWLASRAHPNAGYPTRITTNLWSLDFGTLTGPETMNINKTVTSHCGTNTINAINAEVDVLSKRLTIFFPLRIKVTETDFTTREFKLSADLSLIKTVSHVFNENDRESLVLRFPLPPQYFWKTHNLPPNSLFTRNPPDVWRRATDITEDDTVPMNYPISLNNTKSDPAYLEVGRWTAFRMTLNTTNDATRWALGHMKLALEDLNIRIQDNNQGDALALLQPSKFPFVHLDFDVRYQLEVCVGRRVLNEHTISLEFLQKLAKLDPLDAKRRLEFLLDQGEVMYDPKELFTWSAAASYVPNTRIPHYCVLARKAAITPTTILLSSPIVETSNRVLRYFNHIQDRFLRVQFVEETELGRIAMSSRNKEDVWKKIFRTLYQGIQIGDRRYEFLAFGSSQLRQCGAYFFCPTDHISCDDIRRWMGEVGHIRIVAKHAARLGQCFSTTREMRGLPVPDVRRIPDIERNGYCFTDGVGMISEFMALMIIEEMTLDVFTEPSAFQFRMGGCKGVLVVWPQAKKGEVYIRESQEKFRADVKGLEIIKCAKYSSATLNRQTITILECLGVTTQAFLDVLEKQIGLYEEAIKDNNVAVDILTKCVDENQSTLVLAELLQAGFKTDTVQEPKKPEFLSKKAPLSWAVLMRQVSDSKVYDKTTVIKGVCVVGRNPSLHPGDIRVVEAVDIPELRHLRDIVVFPSTGDRPVPNMLSGGDLDGDDFFIIWEPTLIPDQWNHPAMNYSSPSPEKLDRDVNADDLRDFFVKYMQNDVLPLIATAHLGLADFEGPKSEICLRLAELHSQAVDYPKTGEPAEWNPAQHNPQEWPHFMEKRVCYKSEKALGQIYNRVIKQSIQFRPDWENAFDQRIINRFQLDNAMLKDARKIKVQYDISVRRILLQYNLATEFELYTSWAMSKPSIGSDYKRQEELGKEFDAVKQRFRDACYEAAGGHNEAKIDRFVAAMYKVTEEEIKIALFEHHRGPTNEGGVVVPARRLEPKSMPFISFPWIFPWVMIRIASDGKCNPKKSILAAAHQRVPASLPPITPLAQENRPEANNGSIGQVPQNGAMSDGNEDTLAQFEENTAAVSASLTDFGGFGQF
- a CDS encoding FAD binding domain-containing protein, which gives rise to MPARPLIQARALLRYTRPSGGASKARVPALVPPTAALHYRGYSVSSKLLASSSSSSSSSTSASNSTPDPGASQGWSSGTLLAVAAAAAVSGWGISSLVSGQSHNGPQIKAKSKNKKAKDDEDNDSDDNGAEKRKHDGFLKVANEDEEIGFANRTEMKEAISDIVWELGNEKDIISTDPDDLHAHGYSSWSSVNPDELPVAVAYPRNTEQVATIVRVCHRHRVPVVAYSGGTSLEGNFSAPYGGVSIDFAYMNNIIQVNKDDMDVVVQPSVGWRDLNTELEKQGTGLFFPVDPGPTAKIGGMIGTNCSGTNAVRYGTMKDWVINLTVVLSDGQIIKTRRRPRKSSAGYNLNSLFVGSEGTLGIVTEATLKLAVIPEQTSVAVVNFPSIRHAASAAASVMQAAIPVQCLEIMDEVQMRVVNLSGFTSPRVWVEKPTLFFKFAGTKAAVQEHIKLVEKITEANKGGDFEFAKDKQEQELLWSARKESLWSMLALRKEGEDVWSTDVAVPFSRLADIIEISKKEMDELGLFASILGHIGDGNFHESIMYNKENESERAKVEACVKNMVRLAIEMEGTCTGEHGVGWGKKESLLWEVGSETVGVMATIKKSLDPRWILNPGKIMDVPWERKDDRHDG